The sequence below is a genomic window from Phycisphaerae bacterium.
GCCCGTTTCACCGTGGCAAATGACGCACTGTCGGGCAAAGAGCAGGCGGCCTCGCGCCACGAGCGGGTCGCCGGTCGGCTCGGCAACGTCGTGCCGTTGAGCGGGCGCCGCGTGATCTTGTCCGGGCTCGGCGGGAGTCGTTGGGCGCGGCGAGGCGGCCTGCGCGCTTGGCCCGTCAGCCCAGCGCGGCGGACCCTGAACGAGTTGGGCGCCGCAGGCGAGGAAGATTGCAACAACGGCCACGATCCACAGCGTCGGCAGAATCCTCGCGCGCCAAGCTGCGGCGACCCGCGCCTGGGGCTTCGCCGAAGGCCGCGCTTCTCGTCGTGTCAAACGGCTTGGGCAGTCGGTTGGGGTTGATTGAGACATTGGGTCACACCTCGTGGCAGGCAGGCATTTATCTATTTATAGATCGTCTTATAGAGAATTACGGCAAAAAAAGCAAGTCTTCAGGCCCCCCTCCGTTTTTTGGAACCGATCAGGCCCTCCAGGCCTACGTGGTCGAGGGTCGTCTGTTCCAGCATTCGCCGATACGCAACGGAAATCGGCTTCCAATACTCGTGAAAGCCGCACGGTTGGTCGTCGTTACAGCGCGGCTGACCGAAGGGGCACTTCGACCGATCCAGGACGTCGTCAAACGGCGCCAACACGTCAAGAAGCTTGATTCTGCTGGCTGGTTTGGCCAGCTTGAACCCCCCGCCAACGCCCCGGGCGGACTCCAAAAGCCCCTCGCGAACCGCATCTCGCAGAATCCGAGACAGGTAATGAGACGGCACCCCGGTTTTCAGGGCGATCTCCCGCGCCAAGACCGGCCGGCCCGCCTCCTGCGCGGCCACATAGACCATTGCACGCAGGGCATATTGGGCGGTCATGGAGAGCATAATTTACCTATTGACTAAATAGTCAATATATAGATTATCTTCCCTTGCCGTCTCCGTCAAGAGGGTTTTTGCGAGATTCTTTCTTGAAACGTCGCGGAGGCCAGAAAGTGTCCCGTTTTCGAGCGCGGGGCGTTGCCTTAAGGCTTGATCATCGCACCCCCTGAATGTCCGGTTCGAACTCGCGCTTGCTCCGGCGGGGGAGTTTCCATTATAATGATAACTGGATATATAAATCAATATTCGTCCGATTCTTACGGAATCGGCAGGGGTATCGCACCAAAGAAACAAAAAGGCCCGCAGAGGACGACTCGATTGAGAAAGGCGCCGAGAGATCACGTTGGCCCCCGCGCCGCCGGCCGGCTCAAGTCCGCCGACGCCCGACAAAGCGCGCGGAGCACGGACCGCGCCCCGGTTGGCCCCGGCCGGCCTGATCGTTACAGCCGATGGCGCGCCGCCTCTCTCGCCACTGTCTATCTCCTCATGACGGCGCACGTTGTCCACTGGAAGCTCGCCGGTCGCACTCTCGCCCCCCTTGAACTCAACGAAGTGATGTACACCCTCGAACTCGGCATCCTCACCGCCGGCTTCATCTTCATGGCCCTCGCCGTCCTCGCCACGCTCCTCTTCGGGAGATTTTTCTGCTCCTGGGGTTGTCACATTCTCGCACTCGAAGACCTCTGCGCGTGGCTGCTGGCGAAGCTGCACATTCGCCCTCTACCCATCCGCTCCCGACTGCTCGCCTTTGTTCCACTTGGGGCAATGCTCTACATGTTCGCGTGGCCGCAAGTTTCGCGCGTCCTGGCCGGTCGGCCCTTGCCGGAATTGAAAATCTACTCCGACGCGCAGGGCTGGGCCTCGTTCCTGACCACGGACTTCTGGCGAAATCTGCCCAGCCCCTGGATCACCGCCCTGACTTTCTTTGTCTGCGGTTTCCTGATGGTCTATGTCCTCGGGTCGCGTGCCTTCTGCACCTATGGCTGCCCCTATGGCGTTCTCTTCGGCCTCGCCGACCGATTCGCCCCGGGGCGAATCGTCGCCAAAGGCGACTGTGCCCAATGCGGGATCTGCACCGCCACGTGCCAATCCCATGTTCGCGTCCATGAAGAGGCCCAGCTCTACGGAAGAGTGATCAATCCCGCGTGTCTAAAAGACCTCGATTGCGTAGCCGTTTGTCCGAACGGGAATCTCGCGTACGGCTTGGCCAAGCCTTCCATTCTTTCGTTCTGGTCAAGGGTCAAGCTTTCTGCAAAACCCTACGACCTTACGCTCGCCGAGGACCTGCTCGTGGCGGCGATCTTTCTGGCCGCACTGTTCATCTTCCGCGGGCTGTACGACGCGATCCCCTTCCTGATGACGCTCGCCATTGGCGGAATCCTCGGTTACGTCGCCGTCCTGGCGATTCGTTTGACGCGGCGTACTCACGTGCGTCTCAACAACTTTCACCTGAAAATCGCCGGTCACCTCACTCGAAGCGGTTGGCTGTTTATCATTTTGGCCTGCTCCTTAGCCCTGTTTGCGACCCACAGCGCCGTGATTCGATATCATGAGTTTTTCGGGCACCGCGGATTTGATGCCGTGCAAGCCGCCATCGCCACGGGACAGATCGCGCCACGAGCGGTTGTCGACGATTCGATCCGACACTTGCAAATGTGTGACCAATGGGGGTTGTTTCGGCCGGATCGGCTGGCCCCGCGGCTGGCGTCGCTTCACCTGACCGCCGAACAACCCGCGCTGGCGGCGCCGTATATCCGCCGCGCCCTTTCGCCCCCCTCCGTGAACTCATTGCCGACCAATGAGCAGGCCCGGCTCAACGCCGCCATGGGGGAGTTCCTCATCGAAGGCGGTGATCTGGCCAACGCCATTCGCTACTTGCAGCAAGCCTGCGCCCTGGCGCCGGCGAGCGCGTCGCCCCATTACAACCTGGCGATTGCCCTGGCCGCGTCGGGCCGGTCAGACGATGCCATCGAGTCCTATCGTCGCACCATCGCCATCGACCCGCGAGAGGCCGAGGCGCACAACAACCTCGGCCTCCTGTTGGCCCAGCGCGGGCAGTTTGCCGAAGCGGAGGTAACGCTTCGCAAGGCTATTGAACTAAAGGCCGACTTTTCACACCCGCATTTCAACCTCGGCCGCGTGCTGGAGGCTTTGGGCCGACCGGCCGAAGCGCTTGATCATTACCGCGCCGCTGCACGCCTGGACGCGACCTATGCCGAGATTCTTGCGCACAGATTAAAGTCCTGACCAGGCAACCCCTGCCACGAAGGAAACCACGATGACCAAACGATCCTGGGCGGAACCCTACAAGATCAAGATGGTCGAGCGCTTGCGAATGACGACACGCGACGAGCGCGAGCGGGCCATCGCCGAGGCGGGATTCAACACGTTCCTCCTCCGCAGCGAAGACGTCTACATCGATCTTCTCACAGATTCGGGAACCTCGGCGATGAGCGACCGCCAATGGGCCGGCCTGATGCTCGGCGATGAGGCCTATGCCGGCTCATCCAATTTCTACCGTTTGGAAGAGACGGTACGGGAGTTCTATGGTCATCGTCATGTCATTCCC
It includes:
- a CDS encoding Rrf2 family transcriptional regulator, whose translation is MTAQYALRAMVYVAAQEAGRPVLAREIALKTGVPSHYLSRILRDAVREGLLESARGVGGGFKLAKPASRIKLLDVLAPFDDVLDRSKCPFGQPRCNDDQPCGFHEYWKPISVAYRRMLEQTTLDHVGLEGLIGSKKRRGA
- a CDS encoding tetratricopeptide repeat protein gives rise to the protein MRKAPRDHVGPRAAGRLKSADARQSARSTDRAPVGPGRPDRYSRWRAASLATVYLLMTAHVVHWKLAGRTLAPLELNEVMYTLELGILTAGFIFMALAVLATLLFGRFFCSWGCHILALEDLCAWLLAKLHIRPLPIRSRLLAFVPLGAMLYMFAWPQVSRVLAGRPLPELKIYSDAQGWASFLTTDFWRNLPSPWITALTFFVCGFLMVYVLGSRAFCTYGCPYGVLFGLADRFAPGRIVAKGDCAQCGICTATCQSHVRVHEEAQLYGRVINPACLKDLDCVAVCPNGNLAYGLAKPSILSFWSRVKLSAKPYDLTLAEDLLVAAIFLAALFIFRGLYDAIPFLMTLAIGGILGYVAVLAIRLTRRTHVRLNNFHLKIAGHLTRSGWLFIILACSLALFATHSAVIRYHEFFGHRGFDAVQAAIATGQIAPRAVVDDSIRHLQMCDQWGLFRPDRLAPRLASLHLTAEQPALAAPYIRRALSPPSVNSLPTNEQARLNAAMGEFLIEGGDLANAIRYLQQACALAPASASPHYNLAIALAASGRSDDAIESYRRTIAIDPREAEAHNNLGLLLAQRGQFAEAEVTLRKAIELKADFSHPHFNLGRVLEALGRPAEALDHYRAAARLDATYAEILAHRLKS